AGGAGGTCAAGCTAAGGCTCAGGCTTCTCAATGAGATACCGAAGAGAATCAGAGGCAGGGTGCTCGATGTAGGTTCAGGAAGCGGTTATCCTTCCCTCCTCATGGCACTCTCTGGAAACGCTACGGAGGTTGTGGGTATTGAGTCCAACCGACATCTATTTGAGTTCTCGAAGAGACTCGAGAAGCTGACCAAAAACTTGTGGTTCATCAATGGCGACTTCCTCGACCGGGAGCTTGGGCTTGGAAGCTTCGACACGGTGGTGTTCAGCTACATCCTTCACGATTTTGACGCGCTTCCATTCCTAGAGAGGGCTCTTGAAGTCATAAGGCCTGGAGGAAGGATAGTGGTTGCTGACTTCGACATCAATGGCCTAAGGAGAACCCTGGAAGAGTTCGCCCATGAAAAAGGAATCAAGATCATCGAAAACCTCACCCTAGGAGAGGCTTACACCCATGGACAGAGGGCAGAAGCGTTTATATTCGTCATGGATGGCGTCATGCCAGTTGAGAGGAATCAAATTGCCAAAAGAACAGTTTAGGAGGGCTTCAAATGGAACGATGGATGAAGGGAGTGCTTGGTGTTGTAATCCTCAACTTTATAACCCTGTCGATGTTCCATGCCCTTCACCGCAAGATAGGATGGGTGCCGCTTGGACTGATGTCCTTTGCACTCCTCTATCTCCTCATCCGGCTCTCAGGCTACAGCGGAGAGGAGCTCGGCCTCGGCGGGGGCTTTGACCTAAGGTTCCATATCTTTCTGCCATTGTTTGCCATGCTACTGAACTTTCTCTGGATTGTTCCCCTGGGGATTGGCATAAACACCTTTGGAAAGCCGCTGAAGGTGGCTCTTTTAATATACATCGCGATGCTGATAAAATACCTTGTCTTCGTGGCTTTATACGAGGAGCTGATGTGGAGGGGACTCTTCCAGGTCGCCCTTGAGGATAAGCTTGGTAGGGGCTGGAAGGTAGTGCTTGTAACGGCCTTCCTCTTTGCCTTGAGCCACCTAACACTCAGGCCAAGCTTCTGGAGATTCTATAATCCCTTTCTTCTTGGAATCACCTACAGCGTATACCGGTGGAAGTTCAGGAGGATCGAAGGGCTGGTGTTAGCGCATGGACTCGGAGACTTCCTGGACAGGATAACGACGATTGAAAAGGTGGACTGGTTAACGAAAACTCCTCAGGGAATAGTTTACCTAATAAGTACGTTCACTGTAACCCAGATGTTTTTGGTCTTCATGTACCTAAAGATTGCTGAAAGGGTTGATGTTGGAAAGGAGGTGTTAGGATGATGGCTGCATTAATTTCGATGCACGTCTTCACATGAGCCCTTCCAGGTCACGACACAATAACAAGCGCCATCAAGGGCGGATTCAACAATATCACCTTCTTCTCATTTTCATTTTGCTAGGATTGGGGAAGTCTCGTGCCTCAGCGCGTTTCCGATGCTCTTCCTTCCTGCCTTGTTGGCTCAGTAGCTGTCCCAGGGATTCGGTGATAGTGGTTGGAATCCTTAAATGAAGCTTTTTCTCTTTATGATGGACTTGAAAAATGTATCATCTGAATGATACAAAAACATTAAATATGTCACAGTTAGATAGTACAAATGGTGAGAAAGTGAACCTTGAAGAGGTCATCGTCGAGTTCCAAAAGCTTGGAATCCCTGAGGTTAAGAGGCGTGAGCTGGAGCTCCCTACGAATTTGAGCCAGGCAATTGTTGTTTTTGGGCTTAGAAGGACTGGAAAGACCCACCTGCTTTATCAAACTATGCTCTCCCTCATGGAAAAGGGATTGCCCATGGAGAGGCTGTTCTACATCAACTTCGAGGACAACAGGCTCGAAGGCATCACTGGAAAGGACCTTTCGAAAATCGTTGAGCTATACTACAAGCACAACCCAGACGCCGATACCATGTACCTCTTTCTCGATGAGGTTCAGAACGTCCCTGGCTGGGAGAAGTTCGTGAGGAGGTTGCTTGAGAGAAAAAACGCAAGAGTATTCATCACGGGTTCGTCCTCAAAGCTTCTCTCGAAGGAAATCGCGACTTCCCTGAGGGGGAGAAGCCTGAGCTTCAAACTCTTCCCTCTCTCCTTCCGCGAGTTTCTTGTCTTTAAGAGATTTGAGTTCAGGGAACCGCTCATAGAGCCGGAGAGGGGGAAAATAAAGAGATATCTCGAAGAGTACGTCGAATACGGTGGTTTTCCAGAGATAGTGGATTATCCACCCCTCCTCAAGATAAGAACTCTCCAGGAGTACCTTGACCTCATAATATACAAGGACTTGATCGAGAGGTACGGGATTGAAAAAACTGGTGCGATGAAGGGGCTCATAAGAGTCATAGTCCGCAACTTCGCGAGGAGAACCTCAATAAGAAAACTGCACGGAATGCTCTCGTCGCTCGGCTTGAGCCTTAGCAGGGGCAAGGTCTACGAGTACTTCTCTTACCTTGAGGACATAGGGTTCGTAATACCTGTTAGGAGGTTTCACTTCAGCGAGGTTGAGTCCCTCAGGAGCATTCCCAAGCTCTATATCGCTGACGTTGGGTTCCCAACGGTCTTCGGGGTTAAGGACATCGGCCACAGGATGGAGAACATAGTGGCCCTTGAGCTCCTCAGGAGGAAGCACTACCGGGAGCCTAGGCTTAACATCGCTTACTGGATGGACACAAAGGGAGAGGTTGATTTCGTCGTCTCGCTCGGTTTTGAAGTTAGGGAGTTGATCCAGGTGAGCTATGACGTTGATGACCCCGAGACAAAGCGGAGGGAAGTAGAAGCGCTCCTGAGGGCCGCTAAAACCCTGAAGTGTGACAACCTAACGGTAATCACGTGGGACTACGAGGCAGTTGAAACGCATGGGGGGAAAACAATAAAGTTCGTCCCGCTGTGGATGTGGCTCCTGGGGTTGGAACAGGGCTAAAATAAATGTAATTGGCTAAAATCATCTAAACCTTTAAATATGGCCTTTGGATAGCTAATTCATTCCCCCTAGTTAGGATAAGGTAAATCCTAGGTAGTGGGGATATACAAAAAGGGGTGTTAGAATGATAGTTACATTAATCCCGATGCGCGTTGAAACTGGTAACTTCGAGGTCAACTGGAGTGAGTTTGAGCGCAGGTTTGAGGAAGCCTTGCGCTATAATCCAGACTTCGTGGTCTTTCCCGAGTATTGCCTTACGGGCTTCGAGGAGTGGGATTTTTCTGGGGCGAAACTTTACGAGGAGATACTCGAGAGGGTGAGCAAACTGGCAAGGGAAAACAGCGTTTACGTAATCATCGGTTTGCTAGAGCCATATAAAAACTACATCTACAACTCATCCTTATTAATCGGCCGGAACGGAGAGGTTCTCCTCAAGCACCGCAAGTTCCAGGAGCCTTACAAGTTCTGCACGGGAAACACGGTGAGAACTGCAAAAACGGAGTTTGGAAAAGTTGCAATGGTTATATGCGGCGACCTCTACAACAAGCGCATTTTGAAGTGGGTCAAAAAGAAAAGGCCCGACTACCTCTTCGTGCCAATGGAGTACTCGCCAGAATACGGGGAGCCAAATGAAGAGGACATCAATGCAATGACGGATAGGGTTAAGCTTCTGGGCGTCAAGACATTCATCGTTAATAGCTTTCCACCTGGAGGGGCCTGGGTATTCAGCTCTGACGGCAGGTTGTTGGCCTTTGCCAAGGGACAGGAGCTACTGGTTTGGGAAGAAAAAACTTTCAAAAGGCATTGAAGCTCACAACCTCCTCAAGCTCTTTTCTCTCGTATTTTGGCTTTGGGTCTGCTGGATAGCCTACGGGTAGAATTGTCTGAAGCTTATAATCACTGGGCACTTTTAGAAGCTCCTCAACAGGTTTTGGATTCGGCGGGGTGTATGTCACCGTCCCAAGGCCGAGCTCTTCAAGGGCCAGTAAAAGGTATCCTACCGCTATCCACGTTGACTGGAGCCAGTACGGTGCTTTGGTATAGCCAAAGACGAGGATTAGGTATGGGGCCTCGCTTAGGAATGGCTTCTCAGGCGTGAACCCTCTTTCGTTGAGCCACCTCATGAGCTCACCTTTCGTCTTTGAGTAGAACTTCTTCTCTTCCCTCTCGCATATTTCCCTTATCCTGCTCTTCAGCCCCTCGTCGTCGATGACCACGAACTTCCAAGGCTGGGCATTCATACCACTTGGAGCTTCCTTTGCCGCTTCTATGGCCCTTAAAATGTCCTCTCTTGGGGGCTTATCGGGTAGGAACTGCCTCACAGTTTTCCTCCTCTTTGCCAACTCGAGAACGCGCATACCACCACCAAAGAAAGTTCATCTCTTATAAAAAAAAGGCTTTATGGGGAATCATGTGGTAATGTTAATCTACTCCCCTGAAAGATATATGATATCTGGCGAGGGTATAAAACCTTTCTCGTTTGAATTTTCGTAGAAACGATTATAAATTCGTTTAAACATTAGCTCTCGGGTGAAACAAATGGAAGTCTTCAAGAACGAAACTATTAAGGAAATTCTCCAGAAGTACAGGAGAATTTGGGCTTTAGGACATGCTCAAAGCGTTCTGGGCTGGGACTTGGAGGTTAACATGCCAAAGGAAGGGATAATGGAGAGGTCAGTGGCCCAGGGAGAGCTGTCTGTTTTGTCCCAGGAGTTGCTCTTAAGGCCAGAGTTCGTTGAGCTCGTTGAGAAGGCCAAGGGAATAGAAGACCTAAACGAATACGAGAGGGGAGTTGTAAGGGTTCTCGATAGACAGATAAGGATAATGAAATCGTTCCCACCTGAGTTCCTAAGAGAGGTCAGCGAAACAACTTCAATGGCAACCAAGGCTTGGGAGGAAGCTAAGGCTAAGGACGACTTCTCGAAGTTTGAGCCATGGCTCGACAAGATAATAAGCCTGGCAAAGAAAGCTGCAGATTATCTGGGATACGAAGAGGAGCCCTATGATGCCCTTCTCGACCTATACGAGGAAGGTCTTAGGACGAGAGATGTTGAGAGGATGTTCTCAACCTTGGAGAAGGAGCTCAGGCCACTGCTCGAGAAGATACTTGAGGAGGGAAAGGTTCCCAGGGAGCACCCACTCGAGAAGGAGAAGTACGAGAAGGAGTGGATGGAGAAGGTCAACATCTGGGTTCTTGAGAAGTTTGGATTTCCACTTGGGGTTAGGGCCAGATTAGATGTTTCAGCTCATCCATTCACAACTGAGTTTGGAATAAGGGACGTTAGGATAACAACGAGATACGAGGGATTTGACTTTAGAAGAACTTTGCTGAGCACGATTCACGAGTTTGGCCACGCACTTTACGAGCTTCAGCAAGATGAGAGGTTCATGTTCACTCCAATAGCTGGAGGAGTCTCCCTGGGTGTTCACGAGAGCCAGTCAAGGTTCTGGGAGAACATAATAGGGAGAAGCAGGGAGTTCGTTGAGCTGATATATCCAGTTCTAAAGGAGAATCTTCCCTTCCTAGACGGTTACAGTGAAGAGGACGTTTATCTTTACTTCAACATCGTTCGTCCAGATTTCATAAGGACTGAAGCAGACGTTGTAACTTACAACTTCCACATCCTCCTCAGGTTCAAGCTCGAGAGGCTGATGGTGAGCGAGGAGGTAAAAGCCAAGGATCTGCCGGAGATGTGGAACGAGGAGATGGAGAGGCTACTTGGCATAAGGCCAAAGACATACAGGGAGGGAATACTTCAGGACATTCACTGGGCCCACGGGAGCATAGGCTACTTCCCAACCTACAGCATAGGAACCATACTCTCAGCACAGCTGTACTATCACATAAAGAAGGACATAAAGGACTTTGAGGAGAAGGTTAGGCAAGGAGACTTTGAGCCAATTAAAGCCTGGCTTAGAGAGAAGATACACCGCTGGGGTAGCATATATCCACCAAAGGAACTAATAAGGAGGGCAATCGGCGAAGACATGGATGCGGAGTATTTCGTGAAGTGGATAAGGGAGAGATACCTTTGATCATGTTTTCCCTGGGAACTTTCTTTTTTACCCTTAGGCTTAGTGTGTCGAAGCTAGAGGGTTGAAGGACTAAAACTAAGGAATTAAGAAGCTTTTTCAAGGAGATTCCACGACGAATTGAGTCAATTGAAAACAGAATGTAAGTTTTTATTCATATGTTTGAACTATCTCTTGGTGACTATCATGTTCTTTGACAGGGAGCGAGAGTTGAAATGGCTATTGAAGTTCGTTTCAACTGAGCCAAATTTAATCACCTTCATTTATGGACCGATTAATAGCGGAAAATCATCCCTAATGGTTGAGTTCATTAAGAGGCTTCCCGAAGAGTACGTGACCTTCTACATAAACCTGCGGGGGAGGTTCATAAGAAGTGAGGATTTCATAAAGGTTCTCTTTAGCGTTAAGGATGGCTCATTGAAAGATCTATTAGGTGAACTTCTAAGGACTGGGCTATCTTATGGAGGAATTCCAGTTCCAGAAAGGATACTCAAAAAGCTTCTCGAGGATGAAAACGAAGATCCCTTCCTCTTTCTTGAGAATTACTTTAGGAGTCTTGTGGAAAAGGAGAAAAAGCCAGTTTTAATCCTCGATGAACTCCAGGTAATTGGTGATTTAAAGCTTGATGGCCCATTGATTTATAGGCTCTTCAATTTCTTCGTGAGACTTGCGAAGGAGACGCACTTAAGCCACGTCTTCCTTGTTACATCAGACAGTCTCTTCATAGAGAGGATTTACAACGAAGCAATGCTCCAGGGAAGGGCAGAGTACTTCCTAGTGGATGACTTCGAAAGGGAGATCGCCTTAGAATTTCTAAGGTATCAAGGATTGAACGATGAGGAGGCCGAGTTAATATGGAACTACTTCGGCGGAAAGCCCGTTTACCTAGTTGAGGCTCCAAAGCATAAGGACGAATTGAGGAAGTGGTGCGAGAGAATGCTCAGACTTAGGGTTCAGTCCCTCAATGCTCTGATTCATGGAAAAAGGAATTTGGTTAACCTTCTGAAGAAGTCTGAGGATAATGAGAGTATTCCCTTTGACGGCAGGATTGACAGGGCGCTGAAGGAACTCATTAGGGCCAATGTTCTCTTCATAGATCCCTTAAATGGCATCGTAAGGCCACAGGGTAGGCTCGAGTTGTTGGCAATAAGGGAAGTTCTCAAGTGAGACAAATGCTACATAAAGATTATTATAATTTAGTTGCATCATTTTTGCGGTGAAATGATGTTCGTGAATAGGAGGAGGGAACTTGAGTTTCTCGAAAGGAAGTGGAGGGAGAAGGGTGCTCAGCTGATAATAGTCTATGGGCGCAGAAGGGTTGGAAAGACTATGCTCCTTAAAGAGTTTCTAAAGGGTAAGAGAGGAGTTTACTTCCTTGCCACAACCGATTCCATGAGCGAAAACGTTAAGGAGTTGGCGGAGAAGCTTGCAAAACTAACTGGAAGGAGTTACTTCAAGGAAGTTAGGGATTTTGGAAGGTTATTCCTTTACCTGGCAGAGGAGATGAAGAACGAGAGGGTTGCCGTCGTTCTGGATGAGTTCCAGTACTTAATGAGCCTCGAACCAGGGATCTTAAGCGTGATCCAAAAGCTTTGGGATGAGCACCTAAAGGACACTGAGATATTCTTGGTGCTCTGTGGATCCTCGGTGGGAATGATGGAGAGGACTCTCGATTACAAAAGTCCTCTCTATGGAAGGAGAACTGGACAATGGAAAGTTGAACCCTTCGATATAAGGGGAATTTCAGAGATGTTTCCCGAGAGAAGCATGGAAGAACTCGTAAAGATCTACGCTGTTTTCGGTGGCACACCCTTCTACCTGGACTTAGTTAAGGGATTGAGCGTTGAAGAGGCGATAAGGGAGAAGGTGCTTAGGAAGGGTGAAGTTCTCTACGAGGAGCCAGAATTCCTCCTGAGGGAAGAGTTAAGGGAACCAAGGATCTACAAGCTAATCCTTAAGGGCCTCGCTTTGGGCTATGAAACCCTTGGAGAGCTCGTGAGCTTCACGGGGCTGGAGAGGGGACATCTCTCAAGGTACTTAGAGATTTTGGAGAGGCTTGATCTCGTTGATTACGAGTTGCCTTACGGAAAGAGGAAGAGGGGGCGCTACTACATCAAGGACAACTTCTTCAACTTCTGGTTCCGATTCGTTTATCCAAACTTATCGGACTTAGAACTTGGACTCGTGGACGAGGTTTGGAGTAGGATAGAGCGTGACCTCAACTCCTATTATGGAAAGATGTTTGAGAGGCTTGTCAGGGAGATGCTCAGGCTTAAGATCATCAACTTTGGGCAGAGAAAGGTTTCAAGGTGGTGGCATCGTGGGGAGGAGATAGATGCTGTCGTTGAGCTTGAAGACTCTCTGCTCTTTGTGGAGGTCAAGTGGAGCGAGCTTAGGGGAAGAGAGGCAAAAGAAATACTCAGGGAACTGGAGAGGAAGGCCGAGCATTTTGAAGGTGAAAAGAGGTTCCTCCTCGTCGCAAAGAGGATTGAGGATAAAGGGGAGAGCATGATCGACCTGAGGGATCTGGAGATGATCATCAAGAATGGTTATAAACTTGGTCGCTTAAATGACCAAAATGGTGACCATTATGGTCAACCTAGATGACTATCTTGTGAGGCTCATGGCCGAGCTTCCGAGAAGGTTTGAATACGCGAGAAGACTTAGGGGAAGATTCATCCTCGATGAGCTTATTAGGAGAGTTGATAACTACCTTGAAGGGGGAAAGAGTGGCACAATTCTTCTTCCCGGGCTTAGAGGGACTGGCAAAACCACTTTACTAGGCCAGCTTTACCTTTATATTCTCTCTAAAACCTCCGATGTCATTTATCTTCCAGTGGATGAGCTGAGCCTTCTAGGATTTAATCTTTACGAGGCGATTGAAAGGTACACTAAATTATTTAAGCCTGAAAGGCCAGTTATACTCCTTGATGAGGTTCACTACGATGAAAAATGGGATCTAACCTTAAAGGTTCTCCACGATAGGATGGAGTTCTTGACAATAGCTACAGGATCCTCCGCGATAAAACTTAGAGAAAGCCCATCTTAAGGGTGAAAAGGTTGAACGAATCGGCCTTGAGGCGCTTCTTGAGTTCGATGAAGGTTCGCTTAGAAAGGCCCTCAGAAAAGTTAGGTACGATGACCTTAGGCATTATCTTCGCGTAGGCTCATTGCCTTTAGCCCTAGAGCTCCCTGAAAGGGAAGCCCATGAGGCAATCTTCACCCTGGTGGAGAGGATAGTCTATCGGGATCTCAAGGAATTCAGGAACTTCGACGTGTCAACATTGGATTCCGCCATGAGGCTTCTCTTTGTTCTGGCAAATCCTAGAGGGGAGCGTTTTAGTTATGAGAGACTTTCAAAAATGCTTGGAATATCAAAAAGCACGGTTATGGAGCTGATTAGGGCCTTTGTTAGAAGTGACCTCCTTATCGAGATACCTCCAGCTGGAAGCTTGTCGAAGAAGATAAGGAAGAGCCCAAAGCTGAAGTTCATATCCCCCTCGATAAGGGCTTCGATTCTCCATAAATTTGAGAGGGTTGAGGAGGGAGCGTTACTTGAGGATG
The window above is part of the Pyrococcus sp. NA2 genome. Proteins encoded here:
- a CDS encoding bifunctional 2-polyprenyl-6-hydroxyphenol methylase/3-demethylubiquinol 3-O-methyltransferase UbiG; translated protein: MNPLDAFYSEAVEHFRELGGSEDEFKWFVGVRLAWFGPYREEVKLRLRLLNEIPKRIRGRVLDVGSGSGYPSLLMALSGNATEVVGIESNRHLFEFSKRLEKLTKNLWFINGDFLDRELGLGSFDTVVFSYILHDFDALPFLERALEVIRPGGRIVVADFDINGLRRTLEEFAHEKGIKIIENLTLGEAYTHGQRAEAFIFVMDGVMPVERNQIAKRTV
- a CDS encoding CPBP family intramembrane glutamic endopeptidase translates to MERWMKGVLGVVILNFITLSMFHALHRKIGWVPLGLMSFALLYLLIRLSGYSGEELGLGGGFDLRFHIFLPLFAMLLNFLWIVPLGIGINTFGKPLKVALLIYIAMLIKYLVFVALYEELMWRGLFQVALEDKLGRGWKVVLVTAFLFALSHLTLRPSFWRFYNPFLLGITYSVYRWKFRRIEGLVLAHGLGDFLDRITTIEKVDWLTKTPQGIVYLISTFTVTQMFLVFMYLKIAERVDVGKEVLG
- a CDS encoding ATP-binding protein, producing the protein MNLEEVIVEFQKLGIPEVKRRELELPTNLSQAIVVFGLRRTGKTHLLYQTMLSLMEKGLPMERLFYINFEDNRLEGITGKDLSKIVELYYKHNPDADTMYLFLDEVQNVPGWEKFVRRLLERKNARVFITGSSSKLLSKEIATSLRGRSLSFKLFPLSFREFLVFKRFEFREPLIEPERGKIKRYLEEYVEYGGFPEIVDYPPLLKIRTLQEYLDLIIYKDLIERYGIEKTGAMKGLIRVIVRNFARRTSIRKLHGMLSSLGLSLSRGKVYEYFSYLEDIGFVIPVRRFHFSEVESLRSIPKLYIADVGFPTVFGVKDIGHRMENIVALELLRRKHYREPRLNIAYWMDTKGEVDFVVSLGFEVRELIQVSYDVDDPETKRREVEALLRAAKTLKCDNLTVITWDYEAVETHGGKTIKFVPLWMWLLGLEQG
- a CDS encoding carbon-nitrogen hydrolase family protein, yielding MIVTLIPMRVETGNFEVNWSEFERRFEEALRYNPDFVVFPEYCLTGFEEWDFSGAKLYEEILERVSKLARENSVYVIIGLLEPYKNYIYNSSLLIGRNGEVLLKHRKFQEPYKFCTGNTVRTAKTEFGKVAMVICGDLYNKRILKWVKKKRPDYLFVPMEYSPEYGEPNEEDINAMTDRVKLLGVKTFIVNSFPPGGAWVFSSDGRLLAFAKGQELLVWEEKTFKRH
- a CDS encoding nitroreductase family protein: MRVLELAKRRKTVRQFLPDKPPREDILRAIEAAKEAPSGMNAQPWKFVVIDDEGLKSRIREICEREEKKFYSKTKGELMRWLNERGFTPEKPFLSEAPYLILVFGYTKAPYWLQSTWIAVGYLLLALEELGLGTVTYTPPNPKPVEELLKVPSDYKLQTILPVGYPADPKPKYERKELEEVVSFNAF
- a CDS encoding carboxypeptidase M32, with the translated sequence MEVFKNETIKEILQKYRRIWALGHAQSVLGWDLEVNMPKEGIMERSVAQGELSVLSQELLLRPEFVELVEKAKGIEDLNEYERGVVRVLDRQIRIMKSFPPEFLREVSETTSMATKAWEEAKAKDDFSKFEPWLDKIISLAKKAADYLGYEEEPYDALLDLYEEGLRTRDVERMFSTLEKELRPLLEKILEEGKVPREHPLEKEKYEKEWMEKVNIWVLEKFGFPLGVRARLDVSAHPFTTEFGIRDVRITTRYEGFDFRRTLLSTIHEFGHALYELQQDERFMFTPIAGGVSLGVHESQSRFWENIIGRSREFVELIYPVLKENLPFLDGYSEEDVYLYFNIVRPDFIRTEADVVTYNFHILLRFKLERLMVSEEVKAKDLPEMWNEEMERLLGIRPKTYREGILQDIHWAHGSIGYFPTYSIGTILSAQLYYHIKKDIKDFEEKVRQGDFEPIKAWLREKIHRWGSIYPPKELIRRAIGEDMDAEYFVKWIRERYL
- a CDS encoding ATP-binding protein, whose amino-acid sequence is MFFDRERELKWLLKFVSTEPNLITFIYGPINSGKSSLMVEFIKRLPEEYVTFYINLRGRFIRSEDFIKVLFSVKDGSLKDLLGELLRTGLSYGGIPVPERILKKLLEDENEDPFLFLENYFRSLVEKEKKPVLILDELQVIGDLKLDGPLIYRLFNFFVRLAKETHLSHVFLVTSDSLFIERIYNEAMLQGRAEYFLVDDFEREIALEFLRYQGLNDEEAELIWNYFGGKPVYLVEAPKHKDELRKWCERMLRLRVQSLNALIHGKRNLVNLLKKSEDNESIPFDGRIDRALKELIRANVLFIDPLNGIVRPQGRLELLAIREVLK
- a CDS encoding ATP-binding protein; translated protein: MMFVNRRRELEFLERKWREKGAQLIIVYGRRRVGKTMLLKEFLKGKRGVYFLATTDSMSENVKELAEKLAKLTGRSYFKEVRDFGRLFLYLAEEMKNERVAVVLDEFQYLMSLEPGILSVIQKLWDEHLKDTEIFLVLCGSSVGMMERTLDYKSPLYGRRTGQWKVEPFDIRGISEMFPERSMEELVKIYAVFGGTPFYLDLVKGLSVEEAIREKVLRKGEVLYEEPEFLLREELREPRIYKLILKGLALGYETLGELVSFTGLERGHLSRYLEILERLDLVDYELPYGKRKRGRYYIKDNFFNFWFRFVYPNLSDLELGLVDEVWSRIERDLNSYYGKMFERLVREMLRLKIINFGQRKVSRWWHRGEEIDAVVELEDSLLFVEVKWSELRGREAKEILRELERKAEHFEGEKRFLLVAKRIEDKGESMIDLRDLEMIIKNGYKLGRLNDQNGDHYGQPR
- a CDS encoding AAA family ATPase, giving the protein MVTIMVNLDDYLVRLMAELPRRFEYARRLRGRFILDELIRRVDNYLEGGKSGTILLPGLRGTGKTTLLGQLYLYILSKTSDVIYLPVDELSLLGFNLYEAIERYTKLFKPERPVILLDEVHYDEKWDLTLKVLHDRMEFLTIATGSSAIKLRESPS
- a CDS encoding DUF4143 domain-containing protein, with the protein product MPLALELPEREAHEAIFTLVERIVYRDLKEFRNFDVSTLDSAMRLLFVLANPRGERFSYERLSKMLGISKSTVMELIRAFVRSDLLIEIPPAGSLSKKIRKSPKLKFISPSIRASILHKFERVEEGALLEDAVAFYLHTLGRLEYEPGKGGADFLLIRNGERYVIEVGVGKDTPSQVKRSMEKLKADRGIVIGREFEVGDDVLMVPWWVFLALV